AGACTCATTCTTCAGATCGAGCAGTTGTGCTGTATACATCTGGTTCAACCGGGCTACCTAAAGGAGTTATGCTTAGTCATAAAAATTTAGCAGCATTCATACATTGGGCGCTCAATGAATTTTCGCATTCCCCTTACGAAGTAGGGTATTCTGTAACATCATACTGTTTCGACTTATCCTTATACGAAGTGCTGCTGCCTTTATGCAGCGGAAAGAAAGTCCGTATACTCCAATCTTCAGTAGATATCGCTAAGTATCTGAATGAAGATCGGGGTGTTTTACTAAATACGGTGCCGTCTGTCGTAGAAGGACTATTGAAAAATGACGTTAATTTGGATTCAATCACCGTTTTGAATATGGCGGGCGAACCAATTCCGCTTTCCGTTAAGGAAGGTTTAAATTATAAGAAGATTGAAGTGAGAAATTTATATGGACCAACGGAAGATACGATTTACAGCAGCTGCTATCACATTCACAATGAGAGTAATCTAATTCCGATCGGACGACCAATTCTCAATACTCAAATCTATCTTTTAGATGAATATCTTACTCCAGTTCCGAATGGAGTTGCTGGTGAAATCTGCATTTCAGGTGACGGAATTGCACTAGGATACTGGAACAAACCAGAAATTACAGACCAACGTTTTGTAAGGAATCCTTTTGCAGAAGATCATAACCTCATACTCTACCGGACAGGTGATCTTGGAAAGAGGATGGAAGACGGAAATATTCAATTTATAGGAAGAAAGGATAATCAAATCAAAATAAATGGTTATCGTATTGAACTAGAAGAAATAGAAACCGTCATCAATCAACACGATAAGATACAGGCCGCGACTGTATTAAAGAAAGCGAATGGAGAGCACGCCTATCTTGCAGCATATGTTACATTAAAACGCCATTCATTGATGGAAAATGGAAATGATGTAGTACCTGAAAGAAGTACTGATAATCAAGCGTTATCAGTCGTATCACGTATTCCTGAAGGAAATGAAGCGAAAATATATCAGTTTAGTAAGTGTTACCATACGATCTATGAAGATCAAGCCATGAGTAACCCTGATAAAGTTTCCTTTGTATCTAACGGAAAATCATTTACTTATAACGAAGTCAATGAAATGTCAAACTCACTTGCTCGTTATATGAGGAAGAAAGCAAACATTGAAAGAGAAAAACCTGTAGTTATATTAATGAATCGTTCCATACATTTTGTGACGGCTGTACTGGCAACATGGAAATGTGCTGCAGCTTATGTTCCAATAGATCCGAACAACCCTGATAAGCGTATTTTTGCGATGATTGAACAAATTAATCCCGCTTTAGTTCTAGTTGAATCAGAAGTATTATCAGATTCAGCACTTCATCATATAAGTAAAGCGCATAAAGTTGTTCAGATCGATCGCGAATATGATGCAATTGTTCAGGAAAGTAAACATAATCTCAATCTTCCATCTGATCCATACCAGCTAGCTTACATTTTCTTTACATCAGGCTCAACTGGTACGCCTAAAGGCGCCATGATTGAACATATAGGTATGATAAATCATATGTATGGGAAAATAACCGATTTATCATTAAGTTCTGATTGTGTCATTGCACAGAATGCAAAGCAATCCTTTGACATTTCCATCTGGCAGTTGTTCACGTCAGCATTAGTCGGTGGAAAAACAATTATTTACTCGAATGAACAAGTCCTTGATCCGCGTAAATTCATTAGCAGAATATCTCAAGATAAAGTAAACGTACTTGAAGTTGTACCATCTTATCTGTCACTATTACTTGATTATGCTGACGAGAGTTTGCATCTAGATTTGGACTGTTTAATGGTGACAGGCGAGCAGCTTCATTTGCCGCTTGTACAGAAGTGGTTTGAGCGTTTTACTAATGTACCAATGGTAAATGCCTATGGCCCTACCGAAGCATCGGATGATATTACACATCATTGGATCAAGCAGCCGCCAAGTGAGGGGGTCATTCCTGTGGGAAGTCCATTGCCTAATACAACAATTTATGTTGTGGACGAGGAGATGCGAATCGTTCCACTAGAGGAAAAAGGAGAAATTTGTGTTGCTGGTATCGGCGTAGGAAGAGGTTACTTGAATAACATTGATAAAACAAATGAAGTTTTTATGGAAGATCCGTTTACGAAAGGTAATGGCAGAAAGTTATATCGGACAGGAGACATCGGAGTTCTGATGCCTGATATGACCTTGCGATTTATTGGAAGGAAAGATCAACAAATTAAGCTGCGGGGACATCGTATTGAATTAGGTGAAGTTGAAACGGCCATGATGCAAATCGTTGAAATCAAAGAAGCTGTAGTTGTACATGTTCAAGAAGTAGCAGAAGAAGATGGCTACTTGTGTGCGTATTACACCACGATTGAAAATGATGATGAACAAATGGAAGTAATCATCGCGAATCAGTTAAATAAACGACTTCCTGCTTTTATGATTCCAGAGCATTTCGAACGTATGGAAGAGTTCCCATTAAATCAAAATGGGAAAATAGATCGCAAACAACTTCCTTTGCCATCCAGAAATGCAAGCAAACTGTCTGAAAGTTTGAAACTTTATTTAAGAGATAAGCTTCCTTATTATATGATTCCTGAGGTTGTTAACGTTATGGAACAGTTCCCGAGAACGCCTAATGGGAAAATTGACAGAAAAGCGCTTGAAGCGTTGAAAGACGTCTCACCAGAGTATAAATCGTTGACACATGAGATGGAAACACGTTCGTTAAATAAGTTTCAAGCAAGTATCCTTAAAGCTTGGGAAGCAGTTTTAGACAAGCAAGAGATTTCTATCGAGAGTAATTTTTTTGATCAGGGAGGAAATTCTTTCAAGCTAATGAAAGTCTTCGAGAGTTTGAGCTCGGAATATGAAGGTTTGAAAGTTACTGACCTATTTACGTTCCCGAATGTGAATGAGCTTGCAGGTCACCTCGCCACCTTAACCAGTGGCAACAGCTCGCTTCAGCGTATATTAAATCGGTATGGTATGGAATATAAGCCAATTAAAAAGGAACCATCCAATTCTGGTCATAGCGTGTTTGAAAACAATCGAATTATTATCGAGGGAGATCAGTATAAACAGCTAAAGAAATTAAGTGACAGCATAGGTGGTTCGATTGACTCCATTGTACAGGCTATCTGTTTCTTCCTTACAAAGTATGTGGTTCGCAGTAGGTCAGTTTGCATACAAACGTATAATCCAAGCAACGGACAAATAAGTGTATTACAACCGCCTATGGATAATGTTGAGCGACCTGTAGATCTGTTCAAGTTATTTGCAGAGGGAAGAACAAGTAACAAAGAGTCATATGATTATAAGGCTGTACAAAGTGTTACGAACAGAGATAAGATTTTACCTCTACTTTTTTCATCGAATGCAGGCCATATGGATTTGCAAACGTTGATTAAAGTATACAAATTGTTATTTGAATATGTTGATAATGGGGAAGATCGTGCTGAGATCACGGTTTACTTTGACACGCAGTTAATTGATGGTACAACGAAAACGCAATTTATGATGCTTTTGGAAGCTATGGTAGATAAGTCTTCCAAAATCCCATCGTGAATTTAACATCTTTCCTGTGGGGGGATTAATATGATTAACGAAGTGCAGTTATGTGAAGTGCTGGAAGAGCAAAAGTCTGTTCTTAGGCAATTAATTGAATTGTACGAATATGACTTTAGTGAGTTTAACAATAACGATGTGAATCAGTATGGATATTATGGATACAGTTATTTTGATCATTATTGGTTGGAGCCCGGACGGGTTCCTTTTTTTATATTAGTTAATGGTAATTTGGCTGGATTTATACTTGTGAATAGTTTTTGCTATTGCTTGAAGGAAGAAAACTCACGTTCAATCAGTGAGTTTTTTATTATGCGGAAATACCGCAAGCAAGGTGTTGGCATTAAAGCAGCTCATATGGTGTTCAATCTTATGCCAGGTCATTGGGAAGTATTACAGCATCCAGAGAATCATACATCCCATCATTTTTGGAATCGAGCAATTGATTCTTATACGAACGGTCAGTTTAACATTGAAGCCGGTGAAACTGAAGATTGGGTAGGTCAAGCTATTTTGTTTAAAAATAGCCAATTATCTAAAAAGGATTAATAGTGTAGGAGGTAAGACGATGTCTAAAGATTTATTTGGATTGGACGCTTTGTTAGCTTCAAATGATAGTCTGCATTCTGATCGTAAGAAAAACAATGCTGTAGCCGTGGTTGGTATTGGCCTTCAATTGCCTAAAGCGAATACGATTGAACAATTTTGGAATGTGATTATGGATGGAAAAGATTGTGTGTCAGGACTTCCGGCGAGTAGAATTCCTGATATAGAACAGATTGTGGCTTACGATGAAAAGGATCCGAGTACATTCAGATACTATGAAGCGGCTTTTTTAGATCATATTGATAAATTTGATTACCGTTTTTTTGGGATTACACAAAAGGAAGCTGCTTTAATGGATCCCAACCAACGTATTCTTTTGCAAACGATATGGAAAGCTTTGGATAATTATGGTTGCGCATCTGAACAATTATCAGGTTCCAAAACTGGCGTTTATGTAGGTTACCCATCAAAAAATCGATACTTAGAGATTATTGAAAACGTAGAGCCAGAGTTTGTTGATATGGCAACACCTGGGAATATCATGTCGATTGCAGCAAGTCGAATCTCACATTTATTGAACTTGCAAGGGCCTAATATGTTAGTTGATACTACGTGCTCCTCATCACTAGTTGCTGCCCACCAGGCCTGTAATGCATTGGAGATTGGAGAAATAGATCTTGCTATCGTAGGCGGGATTAATTTGCTGCTGGAACCTTATTACTCGGCAGAGAGAGAATTGCCAGAGATTATTTCATCTACCGGAAGAACGAGTACTTTTGATGCAGATTCGGATGGAACTGGAGTTGGTGA
Above is a window of Paenibacillus uliginis N3/975 DNA encoding:
- a CDS encoding GNAT family N-acetyltransferase, with the protein product MINEVQLCEVLEEQKSVLRQLIELYEYDFSEFNNNDVNQYGYYGYSYFDHYWLEPGRVPFFILVNGNLAGFILVNSFCYCLKEENSRSISEFFIMRKYRKQGVGIKAAHMVFNLMPGHWEVLQHPENHTSHHFWNRAIDSYTNGQFNIEAGETEDWVGQAILFKNSQLSKKD